CACCCCCCCCCTTACGATCGAGGACCTGATATGCGGCGACCTTGTCCACCCGACCGAGGCCGGGTACACGCTCATCGCGGAGAACTGGTACGACGAGATCGCGGCCTTCCCGCCGATGGTGGACACCGACGGCGACGGCCTCTGGGACGAGGAGGAAACCGACTGCGGGACGAACCTCGAGCTCGCCGACTCCGACGCCGACGGACTCGGGGACCTTGTCGAGCTTGCGTGTGCGGACGCCGCGGCCGTGCTCGGCGGCTACGCGAAGCGGCCCGCCGCGGTCCGCGTGAACTTCCAGCCGCCGCGCCGTGTATCCCCCTCCGGCTTCGCCCCGGACGGCGGTTGTTCCGCCGCGGTCGGCTCACCGTTCTGGTGGGACTGAGCGCGCCGTCTCCCCGTCGTTGCGTCCGCGAAACCTTTCGTACGCCGGCATCAGCGAGTAGACGTCCAGCGTGTCCGTCCGTCCCTTTACCTGCACGATGCCGAGCGACTCGTGGGGATAGCGCTGCTTGTAGGGGCCCAGCGTCGCCCCGGAGCAGATGATCGGCGCGCCATTCTCCGCCGTGAGCTCCTCGATCCGCTGCGCGACGTTGACCGCATCGCCGATCACCGTGTACTCGATCTTGTTCGCCGTGCCGATGTTGCCGGCGAGCACGAGCCCGCTGTGGATGCCGATCCCCGCCTTGAGCTCGGGCTGCCCGTCCTCGCGCTGCTCCGCGTTGAACTCGCCGAGGGCGCGGTACATGGCGAGCGCCGCCCGTATCGCCCGGTCCCGGTGGTCGGCACGCGGCTGCGGGGCGCCGAAAACGGCGAGGATCGCGTCGCCGATGAACTTGTTGACCGTCCCTCCCTCCTCCTCGACCGCCCCCGCCATCAGGGTGAAGTAGCGGTTGAGCATCGCCACGATGCGGTCGGGCTCCATCCCCTCCGAGAGGGAGGTGTAGCCGCGGATGTCGCAGAAGATGATCGAGACCTCGAGCTGTATCCCCCCCATCCGGATCCCCCCCTCCAGCACCTGGCGGGTGAGCGTCCGGTCCACGTAGCGGTTGAACGCCTCCACGATCCGCTTCCTCTCCCGCAGGCCGATGATCATCTCGTTCACCCGGTCGCCGAGGAGCCCGATCTCGTCGCGGGCGTCCACCCGGACGGTCGCCGAAAGGTCGCCGCGGTGGACGGCCTCCACGGCCTCGCTCACGGCGCGGGTGCTCCGGCCGATCATCATGCCGAACGAGATCACGACGGCGAACCCCATCACGAGGCAGAAGATGGAGAGGGAGATCGACTGCGACACCTGGTAGCCCGCCATCGCGCGCGCGGAGACGATCTGCCGTCCGGTCTCGTCCAGGATCACGTACCGCCAGACGACCGCGTTGAGCACGGTGAGGAGGAGCGGGAGGGCGCAGATGGTGACGAAGACGAGGTGCGTGCGGCCGCGCAGCGAAAGCGAGTGCCCGCCCGGCTGCATGTCGAGGTGCCCGTGGGGGAAGAGGACGGGCAGGAGCCGGATGCGGGAGACGGCGGAGACCGCGAAGTAGCCGAGGACGGTCATGAAGGCGCCGTCGAAGAGACCCATCATCGCGGTCGTGGCCCAGTAGGTCTTCAGGACGGGCGGGCGCAGCATCGAGAGCACGAACGGGAAGATCATCAAGGCGGCCATCCAGAATGTTGCCGTGAGGGCGGCGTACGCCACGGGGGCGTTCATCGCGCGCAGGCGGGCGAGGGTGAGCAGACGGTCGGAGGGCGTCTCCTTCCGCGCGAGCGTCCGCATCGCATCGTGGATCGGCCGCTCGTAGACGAGGCAGAGGACGAAGTAGAGGAGGAAGCTGAGGAGGAGGTACGCGCAGCTCATCGCGTTGTCGATGGAGCGTTGCGCATCGGAGGCGTAGGAGAACGGATCCATCTCCATGAGGTACGCGCCGAGAAGCACGAAGCTCCCGGCCGCGATCCCCACCATCAGGAGCGGATTCAAGAAGCGAAGCGCAACGCGTCTGAACGCCTTCATGGGCACCGCGCGCATTATAGCCGGCCGCCCCCCCCTTTGCCACCGTGAAGCTGCCGCTCGACGGCGCCGACGCGTCCTGCCGGTTCGACATGCATCTTCCATCCCCGCGCAGGGAGTGCTACAATATCACTATGAACTCCCGCGGCCCGACTGCGGTGGCGGCGTTCTTCCTCTCTCTCCCCTCCCCCGCCCTTTCCGCCCCCTGGCCCGGCGACGGGGGGACGGACATAACCGGCGATCTCCCCTCCACGTACGAGCCCAGCGGCATCATCTGGCACGACCGGCTCGAGACCCTCTTCCTCGTGCACGACAAAGGATGGGTGGCCAGGCTGGAAAGCGACGGGACATTCGACGCGTGGAACGTCGGCGGGGACCTCGAAGCCCTCGCCGTCGCCGACCCCTCGAGCGACTATCTCTACCTCGGCGTCGAGCAACCCAACGATTCCATCCTCGAGTTCCGGATCTCCACCGGGACGCTCACCGGAAAATCGTGGGACCTCACGCCATGGATGACCGGCCCGTCGAACAGCGGGCTCGAGGCGCTCACCTTCGTCCCCGACGGCCACCACCCGTACGGCGACGGGAACGGCCAAACCCGCTCCGGCGGACTCTTCTATGCGGGGCTCCAGGAAGACGGGACCTCGCCGTATGACGGCAGGGTATACGTCTTCGACGTGGACCTCTCGACAAGCGGAGAGGTGGACTACGTGGTCGACTTCAGCCCTGTGTCGCCTCCAATCAAGGACCTCTCCGACATGTGGTATGACACCGGCACAAGAACGCTCTACCTGCTACACGACGGCGCGAACACCGTCCGGGAGATGCTGACTGACAACACGCTAACGGACCCGCTCCTCGTCGAGTACGCTCTGCCGGGCACGGGCCAGGAGGGGGTCGCCTTTGTCAGGACGTCGCCCGCCGAGGGGTACCTCTACATCACGGACGACTCCCTGCACACGGTCGTCCGGTACGGCGGCTACCCGGTTTTGGACGCCGACGAGGACGGGCTCTCGGACGCGCAGGAGTGTTGGCACGACGGGGAGCCCGCCTTCGACACAAACGCGGACACGGATCCGTTGAACGCCGACTCCGACGGGGATCTGTTCACGGACTACGTGGAGCTTCAGCGCGGCACCGACCCGCTCGACGACGACGACGCGCCCGCGTGCCTGCGGATCAACTTCCAGCCGTTCGCCCTGCCGACTCCCGCCGCCTGGTGCCTGGACGCCGGGACCGCGGCCGCCTCGACCGGCTACGGCTGGTGAGCAGGCGGTCACCGGTCGCTCGCCGATTCCTTCCGGCGACAAAAAAGGCGGGCCGGGGCCCGCCTCCTGTATCCGCGCTCCCCCGTCCGACCTCTCCCAACTCGCCCCTTCTCGATCGGACGCGGTGAAACGCACAGTAAAAGATCTGATTATATGATAGGCAGCTACCTCCCTGACGCGTTAGCATCGCACTGAGATCGCCCGGTAAGTGGTCTCAGAAAGGAGGTAGCTGGTATGTACTCGATCGGCATCGATCTCCACAAGGAGACGGCGTGGTATTGCGTATTCGACGCACAGGGCCATCGGGTATCACATGGGAGCTTACCGGCGGACCCGGAGTCTTTCAAGAAGTATTTCGAAGGAGTACCCCGGCCATTCAAGATGGCGGTGGAGGCGACGTATAACTGGTACTACGTGATCGACATTGCTGAAGAGTATGCGGCAGAGGTGTACCTGGCAGATTCGTATCAGGTGAAGGCGTTCGCGAAGAAGCACAAGAAGACGGACAAGATAGATGCGCGGCTGATCGCGTGGTTGCTGCACCGGGGAGACCTGCCCACGGTGGCCATACCCGACAAGGAGACGCGGAAGAACAGGGAGATGCTGCGGTACAGGATGCGGCTGGTGTCGGACAGGACGCGGAACATCGTACGGCTCAAGGCGATGCTGGATAGGATCGGGTTCAAGGGGACGGGTAATCTCGCCACGGCAAAGAGGCGTAAGGAGATTGGGTCGACGGAGATACCGGAGCCCTACGGGAGGATCGCGCGAGGGTATCTCGCGCGGATCGCGCAGCTCAGTGAGGAGCTCAAGATCTGCGGGAGCGATCTAAAGGTCCTCGCGGGGCGGGATCAGGATGTGATGCACCTGATGAGCGTGCCGGGTTTTCAGTCGTTCAGCGCGCTGCTCGTCAAGACGGAGATCTTTGACATCAGCAGGTTCCGTTCGTTCGGAGCGCTGTGCGCTTACAGCGGCTTGGCTCCTCGGGTGCACGCAAGCGGAGGGCATTGTTACCATGGGCCGCTGAACACGAACAGGCGCAAGGAGCTTCAGTGGATCCTGTTGGAGAACGCCTGGCATGCGATGAGGAAGATTCCGCGCCTGGAGCGCAAGTACGCGGC
This is a stretch of genomic DNA from Chlamydiota bacterium. It encodes these proteins:
- a CDS encoding IS110 family transposase, producing MYSIGIDLHKETAWYCVFDAQGHRVSHGSLPADPESFKKYFEGVPRPFKMAVEATYNWYYVIDIAEEYAAEVYLADSYQVKAFAKKHKKTDKIDARLIAWLLHRGDLPTVAIPDKETRKNREMLRYRMRLVSDRTRNIVRLKAMLDRIGFKGTGNLATAKRRKEIGSTEIPEPYGRIARGYLARIAQLSEELKICGSDLKVLAGRDQDVMHLMSVPGFQSFSALLVKTEIFDISRFRSFGALCAYSGLAPRVHASGGHCYHGPLNTNRRKELQWILLENAWHAMRKIPRLERKYAAIKKRKGCNTAKVAVARDILKIIYHILKEKRPFYPESERLSA
- a CDS encoding adenylate/guanylate cyclase domain-containing protein, which translates into the protein MRAVPMKAFRRVALRFLNPLLMVGIAAGSFVLLGAYLMEMDPFSYASDAQRSIDNAMSCAYLLLSFLLYFVLCLVYERPIHDAMRTLARKETPSDRLLTLARLRAMNAPVAYAALTATFWMAALMIFPFVLSMLRPPVLKTYWATTAMMGLFDGAFMTVLGYFAVSAVSRIRLLPVLFPHGHLDMQPGGHSLSLRGRTHLVFVTICALPLLLTVLNAVVWRYVILDETGRQIVSARAMAGYQVSQSISLSIFCLVMGFAVVISFGMMIGRSTRAVSEAVEAVHRGDLSATVRVDARDEIGLLGDRVNEMIIGLRERKRIVEAFNRYVDRTLTRQVLEGGIRMGGIQLEVSIIFCDIRGYTSLSEGMEPDRIVAMLNRYFTLMAGAVEEEGGTVNKFIGDAILAVFGAPQPRADHRDRAIRAALAMYRALGEFNAEQREDGQPELKAGIGIHSGLVLAGNIGTANKIEYTVIGDAVNVAQRIEELTAENGAPIICSGATLGPYKQRYPHESLGIVQVKGRTDTLDVYSLMPAYERFRGRNDGETARSVPPER